The following proteins are co-located in the Paralichthys olivaceus isolate ysfri-2021 chromosome 2, ASM2471397v2, whole genome shotgun sequence genome:
- the ptgis gene encoding prostacyclin synthase, with the protein MNYMWDNRDIRLHGNMLWTIFLLLNGLLILILLYSSRTRQRNEPPLDKGFIPWLGHALEFGKDAAKFLARMKGKHGDIFTVRVAGVYVTVLLDPNSFDEVVNDTECLEFTRSRNQLLKRIFILELPSIKPAAEREWMEQHFQGLRLSELSTSMNSHLQSLLLSDQRDCGPSEWRQDGLFSLCYSLLFRAGYLTMFGRRGNAAAVYKEFYNFDHLLSKIARCQLNRGEKKTAVTSRERLWELLSPSWLSGEAETCSWQQSYQNFLQEQGVDAEMQKRALLLQLWTTQCNAGPAAFWLLGFLLTHPKAMEAVKSEVRRLTSQDSYPRHPTINLLEAHSTPVLDSVLSETLRLTAAVMINREVTQDKRLRMANGQEYHLRQGDKVCLFPFLSPQMDPEIHQDPQIFKYDRFLNEDNTVKDTFYKEETRLKYYSMPWGAGRNTCIGKEFAVTTIKQFVLLLLTLLDMEMCDPGDKLPPVNPSRYGFGMLQPDGDLQVRYRLKETLYEL; encoded by the exons ATGAATTACATGTGGGACAACAGGGACATCAGACTTCACGGAAACATGTTATGGACAATATTCTTACTGCTTAATGGACTTCTTATACTAATTCTCCTTTACTCCAGTCGCACAAG ACAGAGAAATGAGCCACCACTGGACAAAGGCTTCATCCCATGGTTGGGGCACGCACTCGAGTTTGGAAAAGACGCTGCAAAGTTTTTGGCCCGGATGAAAGGAAAGCACGGGGACATCTTCACA GTCCGTGTTGCTGGTGTTTATGTGACAGTGCTGTTGGACCCAAACTCTTTTGATGAGGTGGTAAACGACACAGAGTGTCTGGAATTCACCCGCAGCAGGAACCAGCTCCTGAAAAGAATTTTCATTCTTGAGCTGCCGAGCATCAAgcctgcagcagagagggaaTGGATGGAACA GCATTTTCAAGGTCTCCGTCTGTCTGAGCTCAGCACTTCCATGAACAGTCACCTTCAAAGTCTGCTGCTGAGTGACCAGAGAGACTGTGGCCCCTCAGAGTGGAGACAGGATGGCCTCTTTAGCTTATGTTACAGTCTGCTCTTCAG GGCTGGATATCTTACAATGTTTGGGAGGAGAGGTAATGCAGCTGCAGTCTACAAAGAGTTCTACAACTTTGACCATCTCCTCTCCAAAATTGCTCGCTGCCAACTCAACCGAG gggaaaagaaaacagccgTCACATCCCGGGAGCGACTGTGGGAGCTGCTGTCCCCAAGCTGGCTGAGCGGCGAGGCAGAGACGTGTTCGTGGCAGCAGAGCTACCAAAACTTCCTGCAGGAGCAAGGAGTAGATGCAGAAATGCAGAAAAGAGCTCTACTGTTGCAGCTGTGGAccacacag TGTAATGCTGGACCTGCTGCCTTTTGGCTCCTTGGCTTCCTGCTCACACACCCTAAGGCCATGGAGGCTGTGAAATCAGAGGTCAGACGTCTTACTTCCCAGGATTCTTACCCACGGCATCCTACCATCAACCTGCTGGAAGCACACAGCACACCTGTGCTTG ACAGCGTTCTGAGCGAGACCCTCCGCCTCACGGCTGCGGTGATGATCAACAGAGAGGTGACGCAGGATAAGAGGCTGCGCATGGCCAATGGACAGGAGTACCACCTCAGACAGGGGGACAAAGTGTGTCTGTTCCCCTTCCTCAGCCCTCAAATGGACCCAGAGATACATCAAGACCCACAG ATCTTCAAGTACGATCGCTTCTTAAATGAAGATAATACAGTGAAGGATACATTCTACAAGGAGGAGACCAGACTGAAGTACTACAGCATGCCTTGGGGTGCAGGGAGAAACACCTGCATTGGGAAGGAGTTTGCTGTTACAACCATTAAACA ATTTGTGCTATTGCTCTTGACCCTTCTTGACATGGAGATGTGTGACCCGGGGGACAAACTGCCACCCGTAAATCCAAGTCGCTACGGCTTTGGAATGCTGCAGCCGGACGGAGATCTGCAGGTTCGATACCGACTGAAGGAGACGCTGTATGAATTATGA